The segment TTCGCCTCTGGTCGCAGCGACCTTACATAACGGCGCACTGCCTCGACGAACAGCAGTTCGGCAAGCTTGCCGAGCACGGCCGGCGACTCGATGCGGCTTTCCGCCAACTGATGCGCGGCAAAGCGGAACGAGCTTTCAATCCAGCTGCCAGAAGCGCCCTCCTCCACGCCAATTTTGAGCATCCTGGGCAAGATACCGCAGATCGCCGTGTTGGGCGTATTCGTGCCGAGGTAACCGCACAGGATTTGCGTCCGCTCGCCACCGCCTCCGTAGACGATGCGCGCCATTCCCCCTGCTCCTGCAGGCTGGATCAGGAAATGGGCGTTGACCGGCCTGAGATTGGCCGCACTGCCGAGAACATGCCCGTCGTTGCGCGGGATCAGAATGATCTCGCCAGCCTGGACCGAAACTGGCGCATGCCCTTCCGTCTGCAGGACAAGGCGACCGGCGGTCACGTAATGATAGGCAATCAGATGGAGCGGCGCCGGCATGAAAGGGCTGCAGTCCTCGGGCGCGACCTGCGAGGTCACACACCAGGGTGCGGTGAACTCAGCCTCAAGAAAGACACCCCCCGTAAGCTGCATCGTCCTGCAGATATCCAGCAGCGCATCCATGACCACCTCATGCTCCGGCGGATCGGGCAAGAGAACCGGCGTCCCCATCATTCTAAAAGGACGCGAGCTGCATCATAACCTATCGCAACAGGACAGTAATGAGTATCCGCGCGAAGAGATCGTGACGGATCCCGCGCGCCGAATGCGTCAGCGGTTGCGAATGCTGTCGCCCATCAGAGGACACATAGATGACCGACTTCAGACATCGTCTGCCGCAGCTCGGTGGCGACATCTTTTTGACCGATGCCGGGATCGAGACGAAGCTGATGTTCCTGGAGGGTTTCGACCTCGCCTATCTTGCGGGCAGGCCACGAAGCTGGATGGCGGGAACCGATCGAGCTTGGCCTTCGATATCGAAACCTCGGCAGTCGCTTCCGCCACGTCGACGTGCTGGGCGGCTGTGGCACCGATCACCGACACATTGAACAGATCTGCATCCACTGCCCGGAAGCGGGTTGAGAAGGATCACACAGGGCGAGATCGCCCTCAGGGAGGACATAATGAGCGAC is part of the Mesorhizobium sp. L-2-11 genome and harbors:
- a CDS encoding AraC family transcriptional regulator, whose protein sequence is MDALLDICRTMQLTGGVFLEAEFTAPWCVTSQVAPEDCSPFMPAPLHLIAYHYVTAGRLVLQTEGHAPVSVQAGEIILIPRNDGHVLGSAANLRPVNAHFLIQPAGAGGMARIVYGGGGERTQILCGYLGTNTPNTAICGILPRMLKIGVEEGASGSWIESSFRFAAHQLAESRIESPAVLGKLAELLFVEAVRRYVRSLRPEANGWLAGLRDPAVGRALALLHSRMTHRWTTEELAHEIGLSRSAFAERFTSLIGEPPMRYLANWRMQVAAQRLKGSHEPIARIAFEIGYESEAAFNRAFRRAFDMPPMAWRKLQ